The Thalassotalea sp. LPB0316 nucleotide sequence ATTGGTAGTTACATGGTGCTTGACGAGAATTGTGGTTGAATGTATAAAAAATAACCTGATACAAAAACAATAATAAAAGGAAAGTATCATGCTTAACGTAAATAAGAAGCTTTGGTCGTTCATTATCGGTCTTATGATGTCTGTTAGCTTTGTATGGCTGGTTGCTTTTGCTAACAGCTTACCTATTCCGTCATTTTTGGCGAGTACACCAGCGTCATTAACTGTTTATTACAGTGAAATTGTGACTATTTTCTTGTCGATAGTATTCACCTACACCATGATCATCTTGATGCGTCAAATACTTGGATTATGCCCAAGTGAGCACCCTTTTTGGTTGTTATTACCCGTTTGTATTTTTATTTTGGGCTTGTTTGTCGCTAACCACGTGTTACTAACAACCTTGTTATGTGCAGCCTTGCCGGCATTAATATTATTGAGTTTGCGTTATTGGCGACAGCGTTTTAACCAGCGAAGAATTTTTAGTTAATACTGACTGACGTAAGGTAGTAAAAGAGGGCTCAAGGCCCTCTTGTTGTGATAATTAAACGGCGGTGCTTGGTACACTCGTTGGGTTGATATGTTCGATAGGGTAACAACCGAGTACTTTAATGAAGTTGGTTAAACTGTTAAGTTCACTCAGTACTTCTTGCATCGCTAAAGATTTAATATTCGCTTCAACATCGATATAGAACATCTCTTCCCATGGGCGTCCCTGAATGGGGCGAGACTCCAATTTGCACATATTAATTCCTTTATTTTTCAGCACTAATAAACATTCTACTAATGCACCAGGTTTTTGGCCTGTCGCTAAAATCAGGGTCGTTTTAGCAGGGATTTGTTCAGCAACATCAACCGATTTACGGGCGACTAAAATAAAGCGGCTGTGGTTTTCATCTTGGTTGGCAATTGATTTTTCTAAGGCGTGTAATTGATACAGCTGACCACCTTCTTCACTGCCAATAACGGCAACACTTGGATCTTTTAGCTCACAGGCTTTAGCCATAGCATCAGCGGTACTATCACAATATTCAATGCGAATATCTTTTTGCTTATTGAGGAAGTTACTGCATTGAGTAAATGGCTGGCCATGAGCGTAAATGGTTTTAATGTTTTCTAATTCGGTATTCACGGCTGCTAATAAGCAGTGCTCAATCGGTTGCGTGATTTCACCGACAATAGATAAGTTTGTGTGTTGGAGTAAATCGTAAACTTCATTGATACTGCCAGACGAGGTATTTTCAATCGGTAAAATGCCGTAATCGACATGGCCACCTTCTACCAGTTGCATGATTTCATCAAAAGTTTGACAACCAGATTCAATCATATATTCAGCGCGACGAGAAAAATAACGGTGGCTTGCAAGGTAGCTATATGAGCCTTTATCACCTAAAAAGGCAACACTTACTGCTGGCATTTGTAGGTTAGGGTTAGCAAGGGTTTGCAAATAGGCTTGTTGGTTTAAAACCGAGTCTTCGATAATCGTTTGGAATACGCTGGTTACGTAGTGCGCATCGAGGCCGAGCGCTTTACCTTGTTTGATCAAGCGAATTAACAGTTCTTGTTCGCGTTGCTGATCGCGAACTGGACGAATTTCATGGGCTTTACTTTTAGCAACATTGAGGGTTAGGGCACGTCGTTTGGCAAAAAGTGTTAATAATTGCTGATCGAGCTCGGTTATTTCTTTTCGAATTTCATTTAAGTCTAACGTTTGTGCCACCGTTTTTTCCTCTTGCTAATGTTGTTTTTAGGGCAAAAAAAAACCTCCACTTGGAGGTTCTTATCGTTATTTTCTTTTGACGATAGTCTGCCTCCCACTAAGGTCGGATAAAAAAGAAAATAAAGAGATTGTTGCCTAATTTGTTCATGCCTTTACCATATAACTAGAGTAATCACTCTGTCAACACTTTCCTACGCTTCTATACGTTTTAGCCCTTACCGCACCTTACGATAAGGGCCTGATGTTTCGTTGTTGTTAATAGCTTAACAAAACCATCGAATATTTAGTCTCGCCTGGCAAGAATGCCGATGGCTTGCCGTCAGTCCAATCTTTATGACCTAAACCGTAATAAGGTGACCACGGGTGACCTGCTTGGCTTGTCGGCATATGGAATATACCGCGCTCTTCGTGACCAGGTGATACAATCATCCGCTCTGAAGCACCAAAATCAGTGCCTTGAACGCGCGGCATATAGCTATCGCCTGCCAATGGCATGTTGGGCATATCTAACCATCGGCCAATAAACGGAACCGCTTTGCTTAAAGGATGTTGAATATTACTGGTATTTTGCTGACCCCATGTCGCCTCAGATAGTGGCTGATTTTCAGTCATTTCTGCCAACGTGCTATCAAGTGCTTTAGCAAATAGTGCTTGCCATGAATCTTCTGGTCTTAGCATGAAATTGTCTGGCTGCTGAGTCACCAGTTGCCATAGCGGTGTTTCAATTTGGTGGCGAATACTGCGCAAGCTAAAACTCTCATCGAGTTGTTTGAGCGACTTGGTGAGGTCGCTAAACACGAGATCGCGCATTTCATAGCGAAAATTTCTAACGATTCTGTAGGCGACCGAATCTATACTCGCTTGCAATGTTGTCGACTGACTTAAATAGCGTTTTGCTTCCTGCCACAGTGGCTTATTGGCAATATTGTCAGCCGTTAGTACTCGCTCAAGTAAAAACTGCTGCCAACGAGTGAGAAAAATGGCATTATCGTCTAGTGCAACGTCAAGCAACGCCTGTTCGTCAAAATGATCTATTGCCATTAAATCGTCGCGAATTTGTTGGCTACGAGCGCCTAGAGCATAACCGCCGTTACCGATTTTTTCATACATCTCACCACCAACGACTCTGGAGTTGCCGGTCCATAATCGATTATTTACTGGGTTCTTTACTTTAGGGTATTGGCTTGCGCTAAGGTATTCACCCCAAGCGTTTTCACCCGTCGACCAATCCGTGGGTAAATCGCCTACTTGACCAATTTTCTGCGGGATAGGGCCCATGATGGTCCAGCCAATATTGCCTTGGTTGTCACCGACCATCAGGTTTTGTGCTGGAATTCCAGTAGTGGCGGCAATCGCAAACGCTTCATCGACGGTTTTTGCTTGCTCTAACTGCATTTGATTCAAATTAACAGCTTCTAAGTCATGGGCGACCCAGCGGTAAACAATTGGCTGACTTAGGTGGTTTTCACCGATAACGGGTCCCCAGATAGTTTCCTGAACCATGATCTCTTCAGAAGGCTTATCTTTGATTGCAATAACTTGCGGGACATAAGTAAAACTGCGCCAACCATCAGGGGTTAAATACTGGTTACCGGCTTCGTTAAGTTTTAATTCGATAACATCACTCCAATCGCCGTAACTATTGGTGTAGCCCCAAGCTATATGACCGTTACTGCCGGTGATAATATTGGGCGCTCCAGGTAACGTTGTGCCCGTGACTTTGATGCGTTGGTCGTCAACCTTAAACTCAAGCGAGGCGCGAAACCAAGTATTTGGCACACGGATCCCTAAGTGCATATCATTGGCGACAATCGCTGATTTTGTAGCACTAACTTGACCACTAACTGCCCAATTGTTTGAACCGGGTAAAAAGTCATTTTTAGCGACAACCGCTGTCGGGGGTTCAACAGTTGATGCTGTCGCTGAAGGCCAAGGCAGTTCTGGCATCTTGCCTGCTGGGAATACAGTGCCGTCAACTGCGGCATCCCACCTAGAACCTTTCGGATTTAGAAAGGCAAATGCTTCGTCGCCTAAGGTGCTACGTAATAAGTCTAATGTTCGCTCGCGTTTGCCATCAGAAGATTGCAAGTCTAAATACATACTAAAGACGGCTAACACCGTATCTTCTTCTTGCCACTCAACGGGCTCAAGCTGAAGTAACAGATACTCAAATGGCTTGGCATTCATATACTTGAGACCTTGATTAACCCCTTGTGTATACGCCTTTAAAAACGCGACCTGCTCTTTTGGCAGGTGGCTGACAATTTTACGCGCTCGATCGCGAAAGCGGTGTTGGCGAATACGTTTATCATAATCAAGCGCAAGCTCACCAAATAAGCTAGATAATTCGCCAGCAGAGTTCTTCCGCAGCAAATCCATTTGGAAAAATCGCTCTTGCGCATGGACATAGCCTAGTGCCACTGCAGCATCTGTTCTACTTTCAGCAATAATTGTCACGATACCTTGTTCATCGCGGTCAACTTGCACCGCTTTTTTAAGACCAAGTAACGTTCGCTTGCCCTCTAATTGCGGTAAAGAGCCATCGATTTGACTGTAGATATAAGCGCTACCAGCTATCAGTATAAAGATAAGGATAAAGCCAAAGAAAATTATAAATTTGCGCAGTTTTGTCATCGTCCATTCTAGCCTTTGTTATTTTTATCGACTTAGAGTAGTCAAATTAACAATGAAAAAACAGCTATAAGTGAATAAATTGTCGTTAATGGTGCTGATAATTATAGAAAAGTAGCAAAAGTATGCTAAATGAGAAGTACTAATATATTGAAAATTAATCGCTTTGTAGATTGTTAAAAAAATGTTTAGCGCTATACCCGATTCAATGTAATAATACTTTCGTAGATGTAGGTAAAGATGTACCTACAACTTCTCCTTTTCGTTGTTTTCTCTTGTGTACAGACTGTTTATTACCGCTGGCATCATCAATTTATGATGATTTGAGGTATCTTGCTAAGAGTTATTTAAGGTCTGTTTTTCCCGGTTAGGTTTTGTTTAGATGATTGATAACACGCGTTATATAAAAATTGATGATTGGTACTTCGAAATTAAAATGGTTAAAGCGATCAAGGTCGACGAATTTGGTCAGCCATAT carries:
- a CDS encoding penicillin acylase family protein, with amino-acid sequence MTKLRKFIIFFGFILIFILIAGSAYIYSQIDGSLPQLEGKRTLLGLKKAVQVDRDEQGIVTIIAESRTDAAVALGYVHAQERFFQMDLLRKNSAGELSSLFGELALDYDKRIRQHRFRDRARKIVSHLPKEQVAFLKAYTQGVNQGLKYMNAKPFEYLLLQLEPVEWQEEDTVLAVFSMYLDLQSSDGKRERTLDLLRSTLGDEAFAFLNPKGSRWDAAVDGTVFPAGKMPELPWPSATASTVEPPTAVVAKNDFLPGSNNWAVSGQVSATKSAIVANDMHLGIRVPNTWFRASLEFKVDDQRIKVTGTTLPGAPNIITGSNGHIAWGYTNSYGDWSDVIELKLNEAGNQYLTPDGWRSFTYVPQVIAIKDKPSEEIMVQETIWGPVIGENHLSQPIVYRWVAHDLEAVNLNQMQLEQAKTVDEAFAIAATTGIPAQNLMVGDNQGNIGWTIMGPIPQKIGQVGDLPTDWSTGENAWGEYLSASQYPKVKNPVNNRLWTGNSRVVGGEMYEKIGNGGYALGARSQQIRDDLMAIDHFDEQALLDVALDDNAIFLTRWQQFLLERVLTADNIANKPLWQEAKRYLSQSTTLQASIDSVAYRIVRNFRYEMRDLVFSDLTKSLKQLDESFSLRSIRHQIETPLWQLVTQQPDNFMLRPEDSWQALFAKALDSTLAEMTENQPLSEATWGQQNTSNIQHPLSKAVPFIGRWLDMPNMPLAGDSYMPRVQGTDFGASERMIVSPGHEERGIFHMPTSQAGHPWSPYYGLGHKDWTDGKPSAFLPGETKYSMVLLSY